In Halobacillus amylolyticus, the following proteins share a genomic window:
- a CDS encoding phosphotransferase family protein — translation MAELTKRDKEEINWNGVETLLKNRYPHLKGDFEVSKFSAGYSNLTYKIKVGSFEAVLRRPPFGPIPPKAHDMKREFNLLKNINPVFPLAPKPYLYSEDTELMDKHFYLMEVKEGFVIDHSLPESYENIHGIREKISEAVIDSLVSLHSIDSKRNKLMDLGKPEGFLERQVKGWIKRYNNAKTHEIEGVAEIEEWLLENIPSSSESTIVHNDFKLNNMMFSLSNPGEVTGVFDWELCTIGDPLTDLGSTLAYWTEPGDEETGLAAVTDQPGFLSRKRMLELYAEKSQRDLSDIDYYLVFSFYKIAGILQQIYYRWENGNIEDDRFADLNIGIANLMKKADSARRNQLFV, via the coding sequence ATGGCTGAATTAACTAAGCGGGATAAAGAAGAAATCAACTGGAATGGAGTCGAAACTTTGCTCAAAAATCGTTATCCTCACTTAAAAGGGGATTTTGAAGTCAGTAAATTTTCAGCGGGCTATTCCAATTTAACTTATAAAATCAAGGTTGGCAGCTTTGAAGCTGTTTTACGGAGACCCCCATTCGGGCCGATTCCTCCAAAGGCGCACGATATGAAAAGAGAGTTTAATCTTTTAAAAAATATAAACCCTGTTTTTCCGCTCGCACCTAAACCTTATCTATATAGTGAAGACACGGAGCTGATGGACAAACATTTCTATTTAATGGAGGTAAAGGAGGGTTTTGTTATCGACCATTCTCTTCCGGAATCTTATGAGAACATTCATGGGATAAGGGAGAAAATATCAGAGGCTGTCATCGATTCACTTGTAAGCCTTCATTCTATTGATAGTAAAAGAAATAAGTTGATGGATCTTGGCAAGCCTGAAGGGTTTTTAGAGAGACAAGTAAAAGGGTGGATTAAACGTTATAACAATGCGAAGACACATGAGATAGAAGGTGTAGCTGAAATAGAGGAGTGGCTACTGGAAAACATTCCTTCTTCATCCGAATCAACAATTGTCCATAATGATTTCAAATTGAACAATATGATGTTTTCTTTGTCTAATCCGGGTGAGGTCACAGGAGTGTTTGATTGGGAACTCTGTACCATAGGGGATCCTTTGACTGATTTAGGCAGTACATTGGCATATTGGACTGAGCCTGGCGATGAAGAAACAGGACTTGCTGCTGTTACGGATCAGCCGGGCTTTCTTTCACGAAAAAGAATGCTTGAACTATATGCAGAGAAAAGCCAAAGGGATCTATCCGATATAGACTACTATCTAGTTTTTTCTTTCTATAAGATTGCTGGTATCTTACAGCAAATCTATTATCGATGGGAAAATGGAAACATCGAGGATGACCGCTTCGCTGATTTGAATATAGGTATCGCAAATTTAATGAAAAAGGCTGATTCAGCAAGGCGGAATCAGTTGTTTGTTTAA
- a CDS encoding short-chain fatty acid transporter, which yields MEPIGKKTDWEEPKSNNPISKLAMFFAKVAEKWLPDAFVFAILLTLITFVSGIFVTESSPFDMVIHWGDGFWGLLAFTAQIITTFVMSYALALTRPVSKLLEKVAGLCKTPKSAILVVTFSALVASLISWGLGLVVAGIMARLVGSKVPEVDYRVLVASGYSGFVIWEGGLSSTPSLFVATEGHNFQDMVGLIPTSETLFSLTNIILFVIIFFTLPFVMYMIHPNRPEDRRQIDPSLLNNTNVSHDQIKTKDMNPNEKMDNSRLVVLAGGLLGLTYLSYQFYLNGFSLDLNIVNMMFLTAALLLYGNVKELGNGLKSASGSVGQFALQYPFYAGIMGMISASGLAVWLSSNIASVANDQTLPFFSFLSAGLLNMFIPSGGGQWAVQAPIMLPTAMEMGVDPAKIVTAVAWGDAWTNMIQPFWAIPMLAIAGLRIRDMMGFATITLLYTGAIMSIVFLVS from the coding sequence ATGGAACCGATCGGGAAGAAAACAGATTGGGAAGAGCCAAAATCCAATAATCCAATCTCAAAATTAGCTATGTTTTTTGCAAAGGTTGCAGAAAAATGGTTGCCCGATGCATTTGTGTTTGCGATTTTACTTACATTGATTACCTTTGTAAGTGGTATATTTGTGACCGAAAGCTCCCCTTTTGATATGGTTATCCACTGGGGTGACGGATTTTGGGGGTTACTGGCTTTTACTGCTCAAATCATAACTACGTTCGTAATGAGTTATGCGTTAGCTTTAACTAGACCAGTTTCTAAGCTTCTTGAAAAAGTTGCTGGTTTATGTAAGACTCCCAAGTCAGCCATATTAGTCGTAACCTTTTCAGCTCTGGTAGCTTCACTGATTAGTTGGGGGTTGGGTCTTGTAGTAGCAGGTATTATGGCTCGTTTAGTCGGTTCAAAGGTTCCAGAAGTTGACTATCGTGTGCTTGTCGCCTCAGGTTATTCGGGATTCGTTATATGGGAGGGCGGTCTATCTTCTACCCCATCTTTATTCGTTGCAACAGAGGGACATAACTTTCAAGATATGGTAGGCTTGATCCCAACGTCTGAAACGTTGTTTTCACTTACTAACATTATATTATTTGTGATCATATTCTTCACTTTACCTTTTGTGATGTACATGATTCACCCTAATCGACCAGAGGATCGGAGGCAAATTGATCCATCTTTGTTGAATAATACGAATGTTTCACATGATCAAATTAAAACAAAGGATATGAATCCTAATGAGAAAATGGATAATAGTCGTCTCGTTGTCCTAGCTGGAGGCCTTCTAGGACTGACCTATCTAAGTTACCAATTTTACTTGAACGGATTTTCTCTGGATTTGAATATCGTCAACATGATGTTCTTGACAGCTGCCCTTTTATTATATGGAAATGTAAAGGAGTTAGGGAATGGACTTAAGTCGGCCTCTGGAAGCGTGGGACAATTTGCGCTTCAATACCCATTTTATGCCGGCATCATGGGAATGATCAGTGCCTCAGGGTTAGCCGTTTGGCTGTCCAGTAATATTGCTAGTGTCGCTAATGACCAGACACTTCCTTTCTTTTCCTTTTTATCAGCCGGTTTGTTGAACATGTTTATCCCTTCTGGTGGGGGACAATGGGCTGTGCAAGCTCCAATTATGTTGCCTACAGCTATGGAAATGGGAGTGGACCCTGCAAAAATTGTTACAGCTGTCGCATGGGGGGATGCATGGACCAATATGATTCAACCATTCTGGGCTATTCCGATGTTGGCTATTGCTGGATTACGTATTAGGGATATGATGGGATTTGCCACGATCACTCTTTTGTACACTGGAGCGATTATGTCTATAGTATTTCTAGTCTCTTAG
- a CDS encoding SDR family NAD(P)-dependent oxidoreductase — MNSGIEVMSTQVDVGDKQSVQSWIDEVVKQFGAVNILVNNAGTNIRKPLVEIEEDDWERVIDTNLKGVFLVGQAVTKQLIKQQNGGRIINISSIFGGVGSSFQTSYAASKGGINQITKVWAHELAEEGITVNALAPGYIKTPMTEGWLNDEKRFRKIIDQTMVKRVGNLTDLEGPLMLLASDESSYMTGQTLYVDGGWTAQ; from the coding sequence TTGAATTCAGGAATTGAAGTGATGTCCACACAAGTCGATGTCGGTGATAAACAAAGTGTTCAATCCTGGATAGACGAGGTGGTTAAGCAATTTGGAGCGGTGAATATCCTCGTTAATAATGCGGGAACCAATATCCGAAAGCCATTAGTTGAAATAGAAGAGGATGATTGGGAACGGGTAATTGATACGAATTTGAAAGGCGTATTCCTAGTCGGGCAAGCCGTCACAAAGCAGCTGATCAAGCAGCAAAACGGAGGACGAATCATCAATATTTCTTCCATATTTGGAGGGGTAGGCAGCAGTTTTCAAACCAGTTATGCAGCAAGTAAGGGAGGGATTAATCAAATTACAAAGGTATGGGCACATGAGCTTGCTGAAGAAGGGATTACTGTAAATGCTCTTGCTCCTGGTTATATTAAAACCCCTATGACTGAAGGATGGCTAAATGATGAAAAAAGGTTCAGAAAGATTATTGATCAAACGATGGTCAAGCGAGTAGGGAATCTTACGGATTTGGAAGGACCATTAATGCTGTTAGCTTCTGATGAATCTAGTTATATGACTGGGCAAACACTTTATGTTGATGGTGGATGGACAGCACAATAA
- a CDS encoding class I adenylate-forming enzyme family protein, whose amino-acid sequence MSRETIHGREVFVFDDRPSTMRELFQQTVSRFPEREAIVFEDERITYAQLQQQIDTLAGWLVDTCSLKKGDRVALLLGNRPEFIQAFLACACIGVIVVPLNIRSSEKELMTMIDQSGAVMICAEDGYGQLIEQWKTEHPNQPVLLTKDAEIDGSYYEFNHVLKQAPPSPEYPILQEEDPLYIMFTSGTTGLPKGAVGSHVNVIHSVLNYKEVLRAEEPVRTLIAVPLFHVTGLIGQFFYMLLTGGTNVLMKRYQTGRFLELIEKERITFLFNVPTIYIMMMSHEKFQKVNLSSIEIMAFGGAPMSQETIENLMKALPKSRLHNAYGATETTSPAAIMPEVKGFSKIASVGRVVPTGELKIVNEFGEELPRGGVGELYIKGPMIINEYWENEEAVKSSFDEDYWKSGDMATMDDDGFLYIMDRKKDVINRGGEKVFSADVENVLYGHPDVLEAAIIGVPDTMFGEQVKAFIVPKGERKPTASMIQSYMKEQVADYKVPKYVEVIETLPRNPGGKILKNQLLQLEKKSKD is encoded by the coding sequence ATGAGCAGAGAAACGATTCACGGGCGAGAAGTTTTTGTATTTGATGATCGTCCATCGACAATGAGGGAACTGTTCCAGCAAACTGTCAGCAGATTTCCTGAACGGGAAGCCATCGTATTTGAAGATGAAAGAATTACTTATGCGCAATTACAACAACAAATCGACACGCTAGCGGGTTGGTTGGTAGATACCTGTTCTTTGAAGAAAGGGGATAGGGTCGCATTACTGTTAGGCAACCGGCCTGAGTTCATTCAGGCATTTCTGGCTTGTGCATGTATAGGGGTCATCGTGGTTCCTTTGAACATCCGTTCTTCTGAAAAAGAGCTGATGACTATGATAGATCAATCTGGAGCAGTGATGATATGTGCAGAGGATGGATACGGGCAGTTAATTGAACAATGGAAAACGGAACATCCTAACCAACCGGTTTTACTTACTAAGGACGCTGAGATTGATGGAAGTTATTACGAATTCAACCACGTGTTGAAACAGGCCCCTCCTAGCCCTGAATACCCAATTTTACAGGAAGAGGATCCTTTGTACATTATGTTTACCTCTGGTACAACCGGGCTTCCTAAAGGGGCAGTCGGCAGTCACGTGAATGTGATTCATAGTGTCTTGAATTACAAAGAGGTTCTTAGAGCAGAAGAGCCGGTTCGGACTTTGATTGCCGTCCCATTATTCCATGTAACAGGTTTGATAGGGCAATTTTTCTACATGCTATTGACCGGTGGTACTAATGTATTAATGAAACGCTATCAAACTGGCCGCTTTCTTGAGCTCATCGAAAAAGAAAGAATTACCTTTTTATTTAATGTCCCGACAATTTATATCATGATGATGAGTCATGAAAAGTTCCAGAAAGTAAATCTGAGTTCCATTGAAATTATGGCATTCGGAGGGGCACCTATGTCACAGGAAACAATAGAGAATTTAATGAAAGCGCTTCCTAAAAGTCGGTTGCACAATGCATACGGGGCGACAGAGACAACATCCCCGGCTGCTATTATGCCTGAAGTAAAAGGATTCTCTAAAATTGCTTCGGTAGGAAGAGTGGTGCCGACAGGGGAGTTGAAAATTGTAAACGAGTTTGGTGAAGAGCTTCCTCGTGGAGGAGTAGGAGAATTGTACATTAAAGGACCAATGATTATCAATGAATATTGGGAAAATGAAGAAGCAGTCAAGAGCTCTTTTGATGAAGATTATTGGAAATCTGGAGATATGGCTACGATGGACGACGATGGCTTCCTTTATATCATGGATAGAAAAAAAGATGTTATTAATCGAGGAGGGGAAAAGGTTTTCTCAGCTGATGTGGAAAATGTTCTATATGGTCACCCTGATGTGTTGGAGGCGGCAATTATCGGTGTACCCGATACGATGTTTGGAGAACAAGTTAAAGCCTTTATCGTTCCAAAAGGAGAAAGAAAGCCTACCGCATCAATGATTCAATCCTATATGAAAGAACAGGTAGCTGATTACAAAGTTCCAAAATACGTTGAAGTCATAGAAACGCTGCCAAGAAATCCGGGTGGTAAGATACTGAAAAATCAGTTGCTGCAGCTTGAGAAGAAAAGTAAGGATTAG
- a CDS encoding sigma-54 interaction domain-containing protein, producing MLNSAQAKESTSKSPLPQQLNLLDSIIQSSYDGIFVADATGVGWTMNEAYTRITGVSKSELLYRDLKDAIKEGIISDSVTYRVLEEKRAITIVQNVNGVEVLATGSPVTDDEGKITHVVTNIRDLRDLNYLKSELNASRAFTDNLLKEFSQRSGEEEINPHLKGMITRSKEIRKALSIAKKVAKVDSTVILTGESGVGKEVFADFIHDHSRRKGKAYIKVNCAAIPAALLESELFGYEKGAFTGAVNNGKTGLFEEANGGTIFLDEIGEIQFELQVKLLRVLQELEIKRVGGTRQIPLDIRIITATNQRLEKLVEQGKFREDLYYRLNVVPIDIAPLRERTSDIASLANHFLKRLNQKYDMNKTLHPEVLPVLENYSWPGNIRELENVIERVAVTCDQDEIVPSELAILNKDKASNSSKSSENKSLKEQVYRLEVDMIQIALKKHLTTRKAADSLGISQSTLVKKMKRFHLSSQEYVHD from the coding sequence ATGCTGAACTCAGCTCAGGCAAAAGAAAGTACTTCTAAGAGCCCATTACCCCAGCAATTAAATCTCCTGGATTCCATCATTCAGTCGAGTTATGATGGTATTTTTGTTGCGGATGCTACAGGTGTTGGCTGGACAATGAACGAAGCATATACACGCATTACCGGAGTGTCAAAAAGCGAGCTTTTATATAGAGACTTGAAAGATGCCATTAAAGAGGGGATCATCTCCGATTCAGTCACGTACCGGGTGTTAGAGGAAAAGAGGGCAATTACCATTGTTCAAAATGTAAATGGTGTTGAAGTGCTGGCGACAGGGAGCCCAGTTACGGATGATGAAGGAAAGATTACTCACGTAGTCACGAATATTAGAGATTTACGTGATCTGAATTATTTGAAGTCTGAGTTGAATGCTTCTCGAGCTTTTACGGATAACCTATTGAAGGAGTTCAGCCAACGGAGTGGGGAAGAAGAGATCAATCCACACTTAAAAGGTATGATCACGCGAAGCAAAGAAATAAGGAAAGCTTTATCGATCGCAAAGAAAGTAGCGAAAGTTGATTCTACGGTAATTTTAACCGGAGAGTCAGGAGTGGGGAAGGAAGTATTCGCAGATTTTATTCACGATCATAGCCGGAGAAAAGGAAAAGCCTATATAAAAGTAAATTGTGCGGCGATCCCCGCTGCTTTACTGGAATCAGAATTGTTTGGTTATGAGAAGGGGGCTTTTACTGGTGCGGTCAATAATGGGAAGACTGGATTGTTTGAGGAAGCAAACGGAGGAACGATCTTCCTGGATGAGATAGGTGAAATTCAGTTTGAACTACAAGTGAAACTTCTAAGAGTTCTACAGGAGCTTGAGATTAAAAGAGTTGGAGGGACACGACAGATTCCTCTTGATATCAGAATTATAACCGCGACAAATCAAAGATTGGAAAAATTAGTGGAACAGGGAAAGTTTCGTGAAGATTTGTATTATCGACTGAATGTTGTTCCTATCGATATTGCTCCACTAAGAGAACGAACATCAGATATTGCTTCATTGGCTAACCATTTTCTTAAACGCTTGAATCAGAAATATGACATGAATAAAACCCTCCATCCAGAAGTACTTCCCGTTTTAGAAAATTACTCATGGCCAGGGAACATTAGAGAGTTGGAGAACGTAATTGAGAGAGTTGCAGTCACATGCGACCAAGATGAAATCGTACCATCCGAATTGGCTATTCTCAATAAGGATAAGGCCTCCAATAGTAGTAAATCCTCTGAAAACAAAAGTTTAAAAGAACAGGTGTATAGATTAGAAGTGGATATGATCCAAATAGCTTTAAAAAAACATCTAACGACGAGAAAAGCGGCAGACTCGTTAGGGATAAGTCAATCCACCTTAGTTAAGAAGATGAAAAGGTTCCATCTATCCAGTCAAGAATATGTTCATGATTGA
- a CDS encoding dimethylarginine dimethylaminohydrolase family protein, which yields MVTEPFHDKTMLQEIWGENWGASTDIGRIKKVLMHRPGKEILKLHSNAQQIESGTVLDRNIKGTTPEDYQNTDLPNLDLLQTQHDQLAHVLSNEGIDIVYLKGQSEDWPERIFTRDLGMVIPGGVILSRLALYIRHGETLFASQTFSQAGLPMLGCIQGDGFAEGGSFSMLDESTAIIGRSERVNPSGIEQIRHILSIQNIELITVDLPSTIIHLDEAFLLLDRRKALINKALLPFWFLDELHKRNIELLHVEPKDPPLSINVLPIAPGKVVCPSSGLQTRKLLESNGIIVIPVDISEFYKLGGGIHCLTLPLIREPLS from the coding sequence TTGGTCACAGAGCCCTTTCACGACAAGACTATGCTACAAGAAATATGGGGAGAAAACTGGGGAGCCTCAACTGATATAGGTCGTATAAAAAAAGTACTGATGCATCGGCCCGGCAAAGAAATTCTAAAGCTACATAGTAATGCTCAGCAAATTGAATCCGGAACAGTTTTAGACAGGAATATTAAAGGGACGACTCCGGAGGATTACCAAAATACTGACTTGCCTAACTTAGATTTACTTCAGACTCAGCATGATCAGTTAGCACACGTATTAAGCAATGAAGGGATAGATATTGTCTACCTTAAGGGACAATCAGAGGATTGGCCAGAGAGAATCTTCACAAGAGACTTGGGTATGGTGATTCCTGGTGGTGTAATCCTTTCTCGCCTGGCCCTGTACATCCGACATGGAGAAACATTATTCGCATCTCAAACGTTCAGCCAAGCGGGTCTACCAATGTTAGGCTGCATTCAGGGTGACGGGTTTGCAGAGGGCGGCAGCTTCTCCATGTTAGATGAATCAACAGCCATTATTGGGCGGTCAGAGCGTGTCAACCCAAGCGGCATTGAACAGATCAGGCACATTCTATCCATTCAAAATATTGAACTCATTACTGTCGATTTACCATCGACCATCATTCATCTTGATGAGGCTTTTCTTCTACTGGATCGTCGCAAAGCTCTTATAAATAAGGCTCTTTTACCATTTTGGTTCCTAGATGAGCTGCATAAAAGAAACATTGAACTATTACATGTAGAACCTAAGGATCCGCCTCTATCGATTAACGTTCTACCAATAGCACCTGGTAAAGTTGTATGCCCTAGTTCAGGATTACAAACAAGGAAGCTGCTTGAGTCAAATGGGATAATTGTAATACCTGTAGATATCTCTGAGTTTTACAAGTTAGGCGGCGGGATTCATTGCTTAACCTTACCATTGATACGGGAACCACTGTCTTAA
- a CDS encoding Na+/H+ antiporter, giving the protein MHELDLHHIFSLILILVMMAAGITAIAKLFKQPYPIALVIIGAIIGLIDIPVLAPLKDFITEGEVFNFAIITLFLPALLGEAALKLPFSHLTENKKPIIALAFGGTFLSFIVIGFSSMWLLQFSLPAAFVFAAIMSATDPVSVLSIFKNVGVNNRLATVIEGESLFNDGLAVVLFNISAFSLLAYTELGVVGVGNGVWEFIKVVALGLIIGGALGYVVSRVTQYFDDYPLEIIFSIILFYGAFLLAETVHASGVIAVVVAALILGNYGAKIGMTPATKLNISNFWDVVTLLANSLVFLMVGLEITRIDVTDKWGYIFLAILIVLIARSVAVYSSLLFIKDFPDSWKHILNWGGLKGSLSIALVLSLPRDFTGREDILILAFSVVLFSLVGQGLSIKPVITWLGVNREEKGFVEYEELIARVYRFKNAISEITKVRKNLFITETVTKEIVDQYEQELAQLHKEIDQLFEKHPDLKEKQQITLRKHALYAQHEAIERLLKEDIISNEVAEKELNEITNKLVEIEDDD; this is encoded by the coding sequence GTGCATGAGTTAGATTTACACCATATCTTTTCACTTATTCTCATCTTAGTTATGATGGCAGCGGGAATTACCGCTATTGCTAAATTATTTAAACAGCCCTACCCGATTGCACTTGTTATTATTGGTGCAATCATCGGTCTGATAGACATTCCTGTGCTTGCGCCTTTAAAGGATTTTATCACTGAAGGAGAAGTATTTAACTTCGCCATCATCACATTGTTCTTGCCTGCTTTATTAGGGGAAGCCGCATTAAAGCTTCCCTTTTCACACTTAACCGAAAATAAAAAGCCGATTATTGCACTCGCCTTTGGTGGTACCTTTTTATCTTTTATCGTGATTGGCTTTTCTTCCATGTGGCTTTTACAGTTCTCGCTTCCAGCTGCCTTTGTTTTTGCAGCCATCATGAGCGCTACGGATCCCGTAAGTGTTTTATCCATTTTTAAAAATGTCGGCGTGAACAACAGGCTCGCAACTGTTATTGAAGGAGAAAGTTTATTTAATGATGGATTAGCTGTCGTTCTTTTTAATATATCGGCCTTTTCCTTACTCGCTTATACAGAACTTGGGGTCGTTGGCGTCGGGAATGGTGTATGGGAATTTATTAAGGTAGTAGCACTAGGTCTGATCATTGGTGGGGCCCTGGGGTACGTTGTATCGCGGGTAACTCAGTACTTTGATGATTACCCTCTGGAAATTATTTTTAGCATCATTCTTTTTTATGGTGCATTTCTACTGGCTGAAACCGTGCATGCCTCAGGGGTCATTGCTGTTGTAGTTGCAGCACTTATCTTGGGGAATTATGGTGCAAAAATTGGTATGACACCTGCGACAAAGTTAAATATCAGCAACTTTTGGGATGTCGTTACATTACTTGCCAATTCCCTTGTATTCTTAATGGTTGGTCTTGAAATTACCCGAATTGATGTCACGGACAAATGGGGTTATATATTTTTAGCCATTCTGATCGTTCTTATCGCAAGAAGTGTTGCGGTGTACTCAAGCTTATTATTCATCAAGGATTTCCCTGACTCATGGAAGCACATTTTAAATTGGGGTGGGTTAAAAGGATCATTATCGATTGCCCTTGTTCTCAGTCTACCCCGAGATTTTACAGGCCGTGAAGATATTTTAATTTTAGCTTTCAGCGTAGTCTTGTTTTCATTAGTCGGCCAAGGTCTTTCCATCAAACCAGTTATCACCTGGTTAGGTGTCAATAGAGAAGAAAAAGGCTTTGTAGAGTATGAGGAACTTATAGCACGTGTTTACCGATTTAAAAATGCCATTTCAGAAATAACTAAAGTAAGGAAAAATTTGTTCATAACCGAAACGGTCACCAAAGAAATTGTAGATCAGTACGAACAGGAACTTGCTCAACTACACAAAGAAATTGATCAGCTTTTTGAAAAGCATCCTGACCTTAAAGAAAAACAGCAAATCACATTACGGAAGCATGCTTTATATGCCCAGCATGAGGCGATTGAAAGGTTATTAAAAGAAGATATCATATCTAATGAAGTGGCTGAAAAGGAATTAAATGAGATCACAAATAAACTTGTGGAAATCGAGGATGATGACTAA
- a CDS encoding sodium:solute symporter family protein, translating to MGEESNSLLWIISILLVGYFVLTTWLGKKGAVHSRSMKGFSIAKGKVKPWIVGVSFGASFASANLFLGVPGWAYTYGVSTLWWALGCFGVTWIGLLLFTKKFWRQGQRNGGSLTLPQWLGDRYQSKTLQVIVALLILFNIYYIVGQNVGLATMFETVVGIPYIWGIGIGVGITILYVSLGGAFAQIISDGIQGIIMSVVSVLLFVSLLWTIGGGWNVLGHLHTELSQIDKSLVAPTSDGGPFYSGFAILSIQWLLFSFVLLPHLMNKVLTIEKEEELRTFTLSSGITLFLLSVFSVFAGLAARVLTPGLVSADGAIPAYIMEAFPTIIVALMVTGIISAILSTTDSLYLGITSSIGNDLYKVLVVPLLYKNKNLSEKQLDRKVLRVSKMSLIVIGLLSLYMSIDRPESLALLTQFGISAIISGIIAPISLGYFWKSANKIGAITSVLFGSGCFMFLTGTGIVSHVFQALFFSSIVGFVLMITVSIISGYVVRRDKVMRAEQQAQ from the coding sequence TTGGGTGAAGAATCGAATTCGTTGTTGTGGATCATTAGTATATTGTTAGTTGGATATTTTGTACTCACTACTTGGCTAGGAAAAAAAGGCGCCGTCCACAGTCGGTCGATGAAAGGTTTCTCAATCGCTAAAGGAAAAGTAAAACCTTGGATTGTCGGGGTCAGTTTTGGAGCTTCCTTTGCAAGTGCCAACCTATTCTTAGGGGTACCTGGATGGGCCTATACCTATGGTGTATCCACTTTATGGTGGGCACTAGGGTGCTTTGGTGTTACATGGATTGGTTTACTATTGTTCACAAAGAAATTTTGGAGACAAGGTCAAAGGAATGGTGGCAGTCTTACACTGCCACAGTGGCTAGGGGATCGATACCAGAGTAAAACATTACAAGTAATCGTTGCGCTACTGATCTTGTTCAATATTTATTACATTGTAGGTCAGAATGTCGGGCTAGCTACAATGTTTGAAACAGTTGTAGGTATTCCCTATATTTGGGGGATTGGAATTGGTGTAGGAATTACTATTTTATATGTAAGCTTAGGAGGAGCCTTTGCCCAGATCATTAGTGACGGAATTCAGGGCATTATCATGTCAGTGGTATCTGTCCTTTTATTCGTTTCCTTATTATGGACAATTGGTGGTGGGTGGAACGTTTTAGGTCATTTGCATACAGAGCTTAGTCAAATTGATAAAAGTTTAGTTGCACCAACCTCTGACGGTGGACCATTTTATAGCGGCTTTGCTATTTTAAGTATTCAGTGGCTGCTATTTTCTTTTGTATTGCTTCCACATTTGATGAATAAAGTGCTAACGATTGAGAAAGAAGAAGAGTTGCGCACCTTTACATTATCGTCTGGCATAACCCTATTTCTGTTGTCCGTTTTTTCAGTATTTGCCGGACTAGCTGCACGCGTGCTCACCCCGGGACTCGTTTCAGCGGATGGTGCTATACCTGCCTATATAATGGAAGCATTTCCTACTATTATTGTAGCGCTAATGGTTACTGGGATCATTTCCGCTATACTATCAACTACAGATAGCTTGTACCTGGGTATTACGTCTAGCATTGGCAACGATTTATACAAAGTGTTAGTGGTTCCATTGCTTTATAAAAATAAAAATCTCTCCGAAAAACAACTGGATCGGAAAGTATTGCGAGTTTCGAAAATGTCCCTGATCGTTATTGGATTGTTATCTCTTTATATGTCAATTGATCGTCCCGAATCGTTAGCATTACTTACACAGTTTGGAATATCGGCAATTATAAGTGGCATTATTGCTCCTATCAGTTTAGGTTACTTTTGGAAATCAGCCAATAAGATCGGAGCTATTACATCCGTCTTATTTGGATCAGGCTGCTTCATGTTCCTAACTGGTACTGGGATTGTAAGCCATGTTTTTCAAGCGTTATTCTTCAGCTCTATTGTTGGTTTTGTACTCATGATAACGGTTAGCATTATTTCAGGGTATGTAGTGAGGAGAGACAAAGTAATGCGTGCTGAACAACAGGCTCAGTAG